A portion of the Pectobacterium brasiliense genome contains these proteins:
- a CDS encoding DUF1249 family protein, whose protein sequence is MKRYTPDFPAMMRLCETNFMQLRRLLPKIDEVGEIAVYHVNNAVYQLTILESTRYTSLVEIKQTAPTVSYWSLPMMSVRLYHDALVAEVCASQQIFRFKARYDYPNKKLHQRDEKHQINQFLADWLKYCLAYGSMSIPVFDTQ, encoded by the coding sequence ATGAAACGTTATACTCCGGATTTCCCGGCCATGATGAGGCTATGTGAAACCAACTTCATGCAATTGCGGCGTTTGCTGCCAAAAATTGATGAAGTCGGCGAAATCGCGGTTTATCACGTCAATAATGCGGTCTATCAACTGACGATTCTTGAGTCTACTCGCTATACCTCATTGGTGGAAATTAAGCAGACAGCGCCCACTGTCAGTTACTGGAGCCTGCCAATGATGAGCGTTAGGTTGTATCATGATGCGTTGGTTGCGGAAGTGTGTGCCAGCCAGCAGATCTTTCGCTTCAAAGCACGTTATGATTATCCTAATAAGAAGTTACATCAACGTGACGAAAAGCATCAAATTAATCAGTTTCTTGCTGATTGGCTAAAGTATTGTTTGGCGTATGGTTCGATGTCGATACCGGTTTTTGATACCCAATAG
- the nudF gene encoding ADP-ribose diphosphatase, translated as MASSVSGPVTFTKDDVEIIARETLYDGFFSLERYRFRHRLFNGGMSGEVSREIFERGHAVVLLPYDPVRDEVVLIEQIRIAAYDTSASPWLFELVAGMIEPGESHEEVARREAEEEAGLRVGRCRPIISYLASPGGTSERLAVIVGEVDTRTAKGIHGLAEENEDIRVHVVSRKQSYQWVEEGIVDNAASVIALQWLALHHEELKREWVD; from the coding sequence ATGGCGTCTTCCGTATCCGGTCCGGTTACTTTCACCAAAGATGATGTAGAAATTATTGCACGCGAAACGCTGTACGACGGTTTTTTTTCGCTGGAGCGCTACCGTTTCCGTCATCGCTTGTTTAATGGCGGCATGAGCGGTGAGGTCAGCCGTGAGATCTTCGAACGTGGCCATGCCGTGGTGTTACTGCCTTACGATCCGGTGCGTGATGAAGTGGTATTAATCGAACAGATTCGTATCGCTGCCTACGACACCAGCGCGTCTCCCTGGCTGTTTGAGCTGGTGGCTGGCATGATTGAGCCAGGAGAAAGCCATGAAGAAGTGGCGCGGCGCGAAGCAGAGGAAGAAGCCGGATTAAGGGTTGGCCGTTGCCGACCGATAATCAGCTATCTTGCCAGCCCCGGCGGCACCAGCGAGCGTCTGGCGGTGATCGTGGGCGAAGTGGATACGCGTACTGCGAAAGGTATCCACGGTCTGGCGGAAGAGAATGAAGATATCCGCGTACATGTGGTGAGCCGTAAACAAAGTTATCAATGGGTTGAAGAAGGCATCGTTGATAACGCGGCGTCTGTCATTGCCTTGCAATGGTTGGCGTTGCACCATGAAGAACTGAAACGTGAGTGGGTGGATTGA
- the tolC gene encoding outer membrane channel protein TolC yields the protein MKKLLPLLIGLSLGGFSAMSQAENLLQVYQQAKSTNPDLRSSAATRDAAFEKINQARSPLLPQLGLGADYTYNRGYRDSKGVDSNVKGASLQLTQTLFDMSKWRALTLQEKQAGIEDVTYQTAQQNLMLNTATAYFNVLRAIDSLSYINAQKQAIYRQLDQTTQRFNVGLVAITDVQNARAQYDSVLANEVLTRNTLDNALESLRQITGNFYPQLAGLNIERFSTQKPEAVNNLLKEAENRNLNLLSARLSQDLAREQIRSAETGYMPTLDLTASTGVSDTRYSGSRTNSGNFNDSDAGQHKVGINFTLPLYSGGATNSQVKQAQHSYVSSSELLESAHRSVIQTVRSSFNNISASISSINAYKQAEVSAQSSLDAMEAGYQVGTRTIVDVLDATTTLYNAKQQLSSARYDYLINQLNIKSAQGTLSETDLQALNASLGQPVSTTPAVTDNSAPLTTTASAQR from the coding sequence ATGAAGAAATTGCTCCCTCTTCTTATTGGTCTGAGCCTGGGTGGTTTTAGCGCCATGAGTCAGGCGGAAAACCTGTTACAAGTCTACCAGCAGGCAAAAAGCACCAACCCTGATTTACGCAGCTCTGCGGCAACCCGCGACGCCGCGTTTGAAAAAATTAATCAAGCGCGCAGCCCGTTACTGCCTCAACTTGGTTTAGGCGCTGACTATACCTATAACAGAGGCTACCGTGACAGCAAAGGCGTAGACAGCAACGTCAAGGGCGCTTCACTGCAATTGACCCAGACCTTGTTCGACATGTCTAAATGGCGTGCGCTGACGTTGCAGGAAAAACAAGCGGGTATTGAAGACGTTACCTATCAGACCGCTCAGCAAAACCTGATGCTGAACACAGCAACCGCCTATTTCAACGTCCTGCGGGCTATTGACTCGCTGTCCTACATCAATGCGCAGAAGCAGGCGATTTATCGCCAGTTGGATCAGACCACACAGCGTTTCAACGTGGGTCTGGTTGCGATTACCGACGTCCAGAACGCCCGTGCACAGTATGACAGCGTGCTGGCAAATGAAGTGTTGACCCGCAATACGCTGGATAACGCGTTAGAATCACTGCGTCAGATCACCGGCAATTTCTACCCACAGCTGGCCGGTCTGAACATCGAGCGTTTCTCCACCCAGAAACCTGAAGCGGTTAATAACCTGCTGAAAGAAGCGGAAAATCGCAACCTGAACCTGTTGTCCGCACGTTTGAGCCAGGATTTGGCACGTGAGCAGATTCGCTCCGCCGAAACAGGCTACATGCCGACGTTGGATCTCACCGCATCGACGGGCGTGAGCGATACCCGCTATTCCGGTTCACGGACAAATAGTGGCAACTTCAACGACAGCGACGCCGGGCAGCACAAAGTCGGCATCAACTTCACCCTGCCACTCTACAGTGGTGGCGCGACTAACTCTCAGGTGAAACAGGCGCAGCATAGCTATGTTAGCTCTAGTGAGTTACTGGAAAGCGCACACCGTTCTGTGATCCAGACAGTCCGTTCATCGTTTAACAATATTTCTGCGTCCATCAGCAGCATCAATGCTTACAAACAGGCGGAAGTGTCTGCACAAAGCTCTCTGGATGCAATGGAAGCGGGTTATCAGGTAGGCACGCGCACCATCGTTGACGTACTGGATGCCACCACTACGCTGTATAACGCCAAACAGCAGCTCTCTAGCGCTCGTTATGATTACCTGATCAATCAGCTAAACATAAAGTCCGCACAGGGCACGCTGAGCGAAACCGATCTACAAGCGCTGAATGCGTCACTGGGCCAACCGGTATCCACCACGCCAGCCGTAACTGACAACAGCGCCCCGCTGACCACTACTGCCTCGGCGCAGCGTTAA
- a CDS encoding DUF1190 family protein, with translation MKRTKNINQETFRKEWRTHRLAPVALAVSAVFFLAGCEQTDETVSLYQNADDCSSANPSMAAQCTTAYNNALKEAEKTAPKYATKEDCVAEFGEAQCTQTPAPAQAGMAAESQQGGGMSWMPLMAGYMMGRMMGGGAGFAQQPLFSPKTPASPANGQFVDAAGKNYGNATTGRTMTVPKTALAPKPATTSTITRGGFGETVAKQNSMQRSSASSSSSSSRSMGG, from the coding sequence ATGAAACGTACAAAAAATATTAATCAGGAAACGTTCCGCAAGGAATGGCGGACGCACCGTCTGGCACCTGTTGCTTTGGCCGTCAGCGCCGTATTTTTCCTCGCGGGTTGCGAACAAACCGATGAAACCGTCTCCCTCTATCAGAATGCGGATGATTGTTCGTCAGCGAACCCGTCAATGGCTGCCCAGTGCACCACTGCATACAATAATGCGTTAAAAGAAGCAGAAAAAACGGCACCAAAATACGCAACGAAAGAAGACTGCGTAGCGGAATTTGGCGAAGCGCAGTGTACTCAAACGCCTGCACCAGCACAGGCCGGTATGGCAGCAGAATCTCAGCAGGGCGGCGGTATGTCCTGGATGCCGTTGATGGCCGGTTACATGATGGGCCGAATGATGGGTGGTGGTGCCGGTTTCGCACAGCAGCCGCTGTTCAGTCCAAAAACGCCAGCCAGCCCGGCCAATGGCCAGTTCGTTGATGCCGCTGGTAAAAACTACGGCAACGCGACAACAGGCCGCACGATGACCGTGCCGAAAACCGCACTGGCACCGAAGCCTGCAACGACCTCAACCATCACGCGTGGTGGCTTTGGTGAAACCGTCGCGAAGCAAAACAGCATGCAGCGCAGCAGCGCCAGTTCAAGTTCCAGCTCTTCCCGTAGCATGGGCGGCTGA
- a CDS encoding glutathionylspermidine synthase family protein — protein MKRIDITARPDWQEKATEFGFRFHTMYGEPYWSEEAYYQFTLAQIEELEEATAELHQMCLQVVEKVVNSDALLAKFRIPKHTWEFVRHSWRTNQPSLYSRLDLAYDGKSPAKLLENNADTPTSLYEAAFFQWLWLEDQINAGNLPQNSDQYNSIQEKLIERFEELKLNHGFGLLHFACCQDTEEDRGTVQYLQDCALEAGLPSEFLYIEEIGLGEKGQFTDPENQVIGNLFKLYPWEFMLREMFSTKLEDAGVRWLEPAWKSIISNKALLPMLWEMFPNHPNLLPAYFAEDEHPELDSYVIKPLFSREGANIQIVENGKEIASADGPYGEEGMIVQQYHQLPKFGDSYTLIGSWLVNDQPCGIGVREDRALITQDLSRFYPHIILD, from the coding sequence ATGAAGCGGATAGATATTACAGCGCGTCCTGACTGGCAGGAAAAAGCCACCGAATTTGGTTTTCGCTTCCACACCATGTATGGCGAGCCCTACTGGAGCGAAGAGGCTTACTACCAGTTCACGCTTGCTCAGATCGAAGAGCTGGAAGAAGCCACAGCCGAGCTGCACCAGATGTGTCTGCAGGTGGTGGAAAAAGTCGTCAACAGCGACGCTCTGCTCGCCAAATTCCGAATTCCCAAACACACCTGGGAATTCGTCAGACATTCATGGCGCACCAATCAGCCTTCGCTGTATTCACGCCTCGATCTGGCATATGACGGCAAATCCCCAGCCAAGCTGCTGGAGAACAATGCGGATACGCCAACGTCTCTGTACGAAGCGGCCTTTTTCCAATGGCTTTGGCTGGAAGATCAAATCAACGCCGGAAACCTGCCGCAGAATTCAGACCAGTACAACAGCATTCAGGAAAAGCTGATCGAACGCTTTGAAGAGCTAAAGCTCAATCACGGCTTCGGCCTGCTGCACTTCGCCTGCTGTCAGGATACGGAAGAAGATCGCGGCACGGTGCAATACCTTCAGGATTGTGCGCTGGAAGCCGGTCTGCCGAGCGAATTTCTGTACATTGAGGAAATTGGCCTCGGTGAGAAAGGCCAGTTCACCGACCCTGAAAATCAGGTAATTGGTAATCTGTTCAAGCTGTATCCGTGGGAGTTCATGCTGCGCGAGATGTTTTCCACCAAGCTGGAAGATGCGGGCGTGCGCTGGCTGGAACCGGCCTGGAAAAGCATTATTTCCAATAAAGCGCTGCTGCCAATGCTGTGGGAAATGTTCCCGAACCATCCCAACCTGCTTCCTGCCTATTTCGCGGAAGATGAACACCCTGAACTAGACAGCTACGTCATTAAGCCGCTGTTTTCACGCGAAGGGGCGAACATCCAGATCGTCGAAAATGGCAAAGAGATTGCGTCAGCCGACGGCCCTTACGGCGAAGAAGGGATGATCGTCCAGCAGTACCATCAACTGCCAAAATTCGGCGACAGCTACACGCTGATTGGTAGCTGGCTGGTAAACGATCAACCTTGCGGTATCGGCGTACGTGAAGATCGCGCCCTGATCACTCAGGATCTCTCGCGCTTCTATCCGCATATCATTCTGGATTAA
- the ygiD gene encoding 4,5-DOPA dioxygenase extradiol, with translation MNNTSRMPALFLGHGSPMNVLENNVYTQAWQTLGETLPRPKAIIAVSAHWYTRGTAVTAMENPRTIHDFGGFPQALFDTQYPAPGSPELAARIQQVLAPYPVTADQSQWGLDHGSWGVLIKMYPDADIPVVQLSVDGTQPAAYHYELGRKLAALRDEGFMIVASGNVVHNLRMVKWDGDAEPYPWAISFNQFVRDNLTYQGDDHPLVNFMQHDGAALSNPTPDHYFPLLYVLGSWDGKEAIGIPVDGLEMGSLSMLSVQVG, from the coding sequence ATGAACAACACTTCCCGGATGCCTGCACTGTTCCTCGGCCACGGTAGCCCGATGAACGTGTTGGAAAACAATGTGTATACGCAGGCATGGCAAACGCTGGGTGAGACGCTGCCGCGTCCGAAGGCGATTATCGCGGTTTCTGCCCACTGGTATACCCGTGGCACCGCCGTAACGGCGATGGAAAACCCACGCACCATCCATGATTTTGGCGGCTTCCCACAGGCGCTGTTTGATACCCAGTATCCGGCACCCGGTTCGCCTGAATTGGCGGCGAGGATCCAACAGGTGCTGGCACCGTATCCCGTTACCGCCGATCAGAGCCAATGGGGTTTGGATCACGGCTCCTGGGGTGTGCTGATCAAGATGTATCCCGATGCGGATATTCCCGTTGTGCAACTGAGCGTGGATGGCACGCAGCCTGCCGCGTATCACTACGAATTAGGGCGCAAACTGGCAGCCCTGCGTGATGAAGGCTTCATGATTGTGGCGAGTGGCAACGTCGTGCATAACCTGCGGATGGTGAAATGGGACGGCGACGCTGAGCCGTATCCGTGGGCCATTTCGTTCAATCAATTTGTGCGTGATAACCTGACTTATCAGGGCGACGACCATCCGCTGGTTAATTTTATGCAGCATGACGGTGCCGCATTATCCAACCCGACGCCCGATCACTATTTCCCGCTGCTCTATGTGCTGGGAAGCTGGGACGGTAAAGAGGCGATCGGCATTCCGGTCGATGGGCTTGAAATGGGTTCGCTGAGTATGCTGTCGGTGCAGGTGGGATAA
- the rsmI gene encoding 16S rRNA (cytidine(1402)-2'-O)-methyltransferase — protein MNQDQQADISASTLYIVPTPIGNLGDITQRALAVLASVDLIAAEDTRHTGLLLQHFAINARLFALHDHNEQQKADVLLAKLQSGQSIALVSDAGTPLINDPGYHLVRRCREAGVRVVPLPGACAAITALSASGLASDRFCYEGFLPAKTKGRKDKLRELGEEPRTLIFYESTHRLLDSLQDISEVLGAERYVVLAREITKTWESIHGAPVGELLAWVKEDENRRKGEMVLIVEGHQVDDSALSAEALRTLTLLRAELPLKKAAALAAEIHGVKKNALYRYGLEQEGDSGESEDDK, from the coding sequence ATGAATCAAGACCAACAAGCAGACATTTCTGCATCTACCCTCTACATTGTCCCCACGCCAATCGGCAATCTGGGCGACATCACGCAGCGTGCGCTAGCGGTATTGGCGAGCGTTGATCTGATCGCCGCAGAGGATACCCGCCATACCGGTCTGCTGTTACAACATTTTGCGATTAATGCGCGACTGTTCGCATTACACGATCATAACGAACAACAAAAAGCGGATGTCTTACTGGCTAAATTGCAGTCAGGACAAAGCATCGCGCTGGTTTCAGATGCGGGCACGCCGCTGATTAACGACCCCGGTTACCATTTGGTTCGACGCTGCCGTGAAGCAGGCGTTCGCGTGGTGCCGCTGCCGGGCGCTTGCGCGGCGATAACGGCGCTCTCCGCGTCCGGTCTGGCGTCTGACCGTTTTTGCTATGAAGGTTTTCTGCCCGCCAAAACCAAAGGTCGCAAGGATAAGCTGCGTGAGCTAGGGGAAGAACCCCGTACGCTGATTTTCTACGAATCCACACATCGTCTCTTGGACAGCCTGCAGGATATCAGTGAGGTGCTGGGAGCTGAGCGCTACGTGGTGCTGGCTCGTGAAATCACCAAAACCTGGGAATCGATTCACGGTGCGCCCGTGGGCGAACTACTGGCCTGGGTGAAAGAAGATGAGAATCGGCGCAAAGGGGAAATGGTGCTGATTGTGGAAGGGCATCAGGTTGACGACAGCGCGCTGTCTGCGGAAGCGTTGCGCACGCTGACGCTATTGCGTGCCGAGCTACCGTTGAAGAAAGCGGCGGCGCTGGCGGCAGAGATTCACGGAGTGAAGAAAAACGCGCTTTACCGCTATGGGCTGGAGCAAGAAGGCGATAGCGGTGAATCGGAGGATGACAAGTAG
- a CDS encoding penicillin-binding protein activator has product MLPFHFVRTQAGRVIPVLLAALFLAGCPSHAPQSPQPEVQGKADASSDYYLQQMQQSSDNNKADWQLLAIRSLLQEGKAPQASQQFNALPEKLSAAQKQEQQLLSAELSAAQNNMDAAKAALSQLDVGALSDEQKQRYYQTQIKTAQGRTSIELLRAYIAQEPLLKGDEHQMNLDQTWLALTQMSPQESNSLLINANENVLQGWIDLLNNYQDNRTSPDQLKSAIQDWQTRYPHHPAAKTLPTQLNQVINYQQSSVNSIALLLPLNGQAQVFANAIQQGFNAAKNGQIATAAVSAPAAAPSADATQAEQVTPSSEGQNAQSPAPYSDQAVASPTPASEAQATSAGLSSSLPVKVYDTSSQPLANILTQAQQDGASLVIGPLLKNEVDQLANSQSPLNILALNQPEHVENSANICYFALSPEDEARDAAKFIHQQGKQQPLILAPRGALGDRIINAFAQAWNQQSGTSALQQRFGNTAELKQAINSGAGLSLNGQPVNVSQQQAQPGTTIGGLTIPSQVQPTTSSSVSGNIDAVYIIATPDELALIKPMIDMRTTSRARPALYASSRSFQAGLGPDFRLEMEGLQFSDIPLLAGANPALMQQVSSQFKNDYSLVRLYAMGMDAWTLASHFGEMRQIPGHQIPGATGMLSSGPDCTINRQLTWQQYRQGQLVPVL; this is encoded by the coding sequence ATGCTTCCCTTTCATTTCGTCCGTACCCAGGCAGGGCGTGTTATCCCTGTTTTGTTAGCGGCACTGTTTCTCGCAGGCTGTCCAAGTCATGCACCGCAGAGCCCACAACCCGAGGTTCAGGGCAAAGCCGACGCATCATCCGATTATTATCTGCAACAGATGCAGCAAAGTAGCGATAATAACAAGGCTGACTGGCAATTACTTGCTATTCGTTCCCTGTTACAGGAAGGGAAAGCCCCTCAGGCAAGCCAGCAGTTCAATGCACTGCCAGAAAAGTTGAGCGCAGCGCAAAAGCAAGAACAGCAGTTACTCAGTGCGGAACTGTCCGCTGCCCAAAACAATATGGATGCGGCTAAAGCAGCGCTGAGCCAGCTTGATGTGGGCGCGCTTTCCGATGAGCAAAAGCAGCGTTACTACCAGACGCAAATCAAAACAGCACAAGGTCGTACGTCCATTGAGCTGCTGCGAGCCTATATCGCTCAAGAGCCGCTGCTGAAAGGCGACGAGCATCAGATGAACCTCGATCAGACCTGGCTGGCGTTAACGCAAATGTCGCCACAAGAGTCGAACTCTCTGCTGATTAATGCGAATGAAAATGTGCTGCAAGGCTGGATCGATCTGCTTAATAACTATCAGGATAACCGTACTTCTCCCGATCAGTTAAAGAGTGCGATTCAGGATTGGCAAACTCGCTATCCACACCATCCTGCTGCAAAAACGCTACCTACGCAGTTGAATCAGGTCATTAACTATCAGCAGTCATCGGTGAACAGCATCGCATTGCTGTTGCCACTCAATGGTCAGGCGCAGGTTTTCGCCAATGCCATCCAGCAAGGCTTTAACGCAGCCAAGAACGGTCAGATAGCCACCGCAGCCGTATCTGCGCCTGCTGCAGCACCGTCAGCGGACGCCACGCAAGCTGAACAGGTCACCCCATCGTCAGAGGGTCAGAATGCCCAATCGCCCGCGCCTTACAGCGATCAGGCGGTAGCCTCCCCGACGCCTGCATCGGAAGCACAGGCGACAAGCGCTGGGCTGTCCAGCTCACTCCCGGTTAAAGTGTATGATACGTCCTCACAACCGCTGGCGAATATTCTCACACAGGCACAGCAAGATGGCGCTTCGCTGGTCATCGGTCCGTTACTGAAAAATGAAGTCGATCAGTTGGCGAACAGCCAGTCACCACTAAATATTTTGGCGTTGAACCAGCCGGAACACGTCGAAAATAGCGCTAACATCTGCTACTTCGCCCTCTCTCCAGAAGATGAAGCCCGAGACGCGGCAAAATTTATCCATCAGCAGGGTAAACAGCAGCCGCTGATTCTAGCCCCCCGCGGAGCACTGGGTGACCGTATCATTAACGCATTCGCTCAGGCCTGGAACCAGCAAAGCGGCACCAGCGCTCTGCAACAGCGCTTTGGCAACACGGCAGAGTTAAAACAGGCCATTAATAGCGGCGCGGGCTTAAGCCTGAACGGTCAGCCTGTTAACGTGTCGCAACAGCAGGCACAGCCAGGCACCACCATCGGCGGCTTGACCATCCCGTCACAGGTTCAACCGACGACCAGTTCGTCTGTCAGCGGTAATATTGATGCGGTCTATATCATCGCAACGCCAGACGAGCTGGCGCTGATTAAGCCGATGATCGACATGCGCACCACGTCACGCGCACGTCCGGCGCTCTACGCCAGCTCACGTAGCTTCCAGGCTGGATTAGGGCCAGACTTCCGTCTCGAAATGGAAGGGTTGCAGTTCAGCGATATTCCGCTGTTAGCCGGTGCGAACCCAGCGCTGATGCAGCAGGTCAGCAGCCAGTTTAAAAACGATTACTCGTTAGTCCGTTTGTATGCCATGGGGATGGACGCCTGGACGCTCGCCAGCCACTTCGGTGAAATGCGCCAGATTCCAGGCCACCAGATCCCTGGGGCAACAGGAATGCTGAGTTCAGGGCCGGATTGCACCATCAATCGGCAGCTAACCTGGCAGCAATATCGTCAGGGCCAACTGGTACCCGTTCTCTGA
- a CDS encoding YraN family protein: MNQRAAGAVYEQQARRYLERAGLTFTAANVTLRGGELDLIMRDRHIWVFVEVRYRRNAHFGDAAASVTRRKQQRLLHAAAVWLAQRGASFDTVDCRFDVLAITGEQFDWLPNAFAAQG; this comes from the coding sequence CTGAATCAGCGAGCGGCTGGCGCAGTTTACGAACAACAGGCCCGGCGTTATCTTGAACGCGCGGGTCTGACCTTCACCGCTGCGAATGTTACGCTACGCGGCGGGGAACTGGATTTGATCATGCGCGATCGCCATATTTGGGTGTTTGTCGAAGTGCGCTATCGGCGCAACGCCCATTTTGGTGATGCCGCAGCCAGCGTCACCCGACGCAAACAGCAGCGGTTGTTGCATGCCGCCGCCGTGTGGTTGGCACAGCGAGGTGCCAGCTTTGACACAGTGGATTGCCGTTTTGACGTGCTGGCAATTACAGGCGAACAGTTCGACTGGCTCCCTAACGCCTTTGCCGCACAGGGATAA
- the diaA gene encoding DnaA initiator-associating protein DiaA: MLDRIKVCFTESIQTQIAAAEALPDAISRGAIAMVQSLLNGNKILCCGNGTSAANSQHFAASMINRFEAERPSLPAIALNADNVVLTAIANDRLHEEVYAKQVRALGQAGDVLLAISTRGNSRDIVKAVESAVTRDMTIVALTGYDGGELAGLLGPQDVEIRIPSHRSARIQEMHMLTVNCLCDLIDNTLFPHQND; this comes from the coding sequence GTGCTGGATAGAATAAAAGTTTGTTTTACCGAGAGTATTCAAACGCAGATTGCAGCGGCAGAAGCCTTGCCAGACGCCATTTCCCGTGGCGCGATTGCGATGGTGCAGTCTCTGCTAAACGGCAACAAAATTCTGTGCTGCGGTAACGGAACATCAGCAGCCAATTCGCAGCATTTTGCCGCCAGCATGATTAACCGCTTTGAAGCGGAGCGCCCCAGCTTACCAGCTATCGCACTTAATGCGGATAATGTGGTCTTAACTGCGATAGCGAATGACCGCTTGCATGAAGAGGTCTATGCCAAACAAGTCAGAGCGTTAGGTCAGGCTGGCGACGTACTGCTGGCCATTTCAACCCGTGGCAACAGCCGCGATATTGTTAAAGCCGTAGAGTCTGCCGTTACCCGCGACATGACGATTGTCGCGCTGACCGGCTACGATGGCGGAGAACTGGCCGGGCTGCTCGGGCCGCAGGATGTGGAAATTCGCATCCCGTCACACCGCAGCGCCCGTATTCAGGAAATGCACATGCTGACAGTAAATTGCCTGTGCGATTTAATTGATAACACACTTTTTCCACACCAGAACGATTGA
- the dolP gene encoding division/outer membrane stress-associated lipid-binding lipoprotein, which translates to MRISSAFAVLSIALLLQGCVGVVAVGSAVATKTATDPRTVGTQVDDGTLEVRVTNAISKDEQLKKDARIVATAYQGKVLLTGQAPSTEMANRAKQIALGVEGAAEVYNEIRQGTPVSMGTASMDTWITTKVRSQILASDTVKSSNVKVTTENGEVFLLGLVTQREGTSAAEIASKVGGVKHVTTAFTYLQ; encoded by the coding sequence ATGAGGATAAGTTCTGCATTTGCCGTGCTGTCTATCGCCCTGCTGCTACAAGGCTGTGTCGGGGTTGTTGCTGTTGGCAGTGCCGTGGCAACCAAAACGGCCACGGACCCGCGTACCGTAGGCACGCAGGTTGACGATGGCACACTGGAAGTCCGCGTGACGAATGCAATCAGCAAAGACGAGCAGTTGAAAAAGGATGCCCGTATCGTTGCAACGGCTTATCAGGGGAAAGTATTGTTAACAGGGCAAGCACCGAGCACAGAAATGGCAAACCGGGCTAAGCAAATCGCCCTCGGCGTGGAAGGCGCAGCTGAAGTCTACAACGAAATACGCCAAGGCACGCCGGTTTCAATGGGAACCGCCTCCATGGATACCTGGATCACCACCAAAGTGCGCTCACAGATTCTGGCAAGCGACACGGTTAAATCCTCTAACGTAAAAGTCACAACGGAAAACGGCGAAGTCTTCCTGTTAGGCCTGGTGACACAGCGTGAAGGCACCTCTGCCGCAGAGATCGCCAGTAAAGTTGGCGGCGTGAAGCACGTCACTACAGCCTTCACCTACCTGCAATAA